A DNA window from Carnobacterium funditum DSM 5970 contains the following coding sequences:
- the rsxC gene encoding electron transport complex subunit RsxC: MIQLIKKQLGYIHPDDKKNRTESLSIVEAKVPSVLVFPLSMHIGSPAEPVKQIGDKVKIGTVLAKASGKISAAIHSSVSGEVLAIEKRQTVNGLADCIVVKNDQKDEKEAFIVKTDKELTREFILDAVQKAGIVGMGGAAFPTVVKLNPPPGDTIDTVIINGAECEPYSTSDHRVMVEFSDEIIKGIQVTRKLFPQLKKIVIGIEDNKPEAIEALEKASSEYSDISIQSLRTMYPRGSEKNLIQDITGREVPTGGLPSAVHCVVMNTSTTRAIYRAALLGEPLYQRIVSVSGTPIAEPKNLLVRIGTPVDFLIEQCGGFKTRPGKLLSGGPMMGKTLVDGSVPIIKGTTTINALTFEEAHVGNCSDCIMCSECLNVCPVRLQPILISEAFERGDIEKAKKLGAMDCIECGNCSFICPSKISLLENIRGAKAAIKAK; the protein is encoded by the coding sequence ATGATTCAACTAATCAAAAAACAGTTAGGCTATATTCATCCAGACGATAAAAAAAACAGAACAGAATCACTATCGATTGTTGAAGCAAAAGTACCTAGTGTACTAGTATTTCCACTCTCTATGCATATTGGCTCTCCAGCAGAACCAGTAAAGCAAATTGGAGATAAAGTGAAAATTGGTACCGTTCTTGCTAAAGCTAGTGGAAAAATATCAGCCGCAATTCATTCATCCGTTTCTGGAGAAGTTTTAGCCATCGAAAAAAGACAAACAGTTAATGGTTTAGCTGATTGTATTGTAGTGAAAAACGATCAAAAAGATGAGAAAGAAGCTTTTATAGTAAAGACGGACAAAGAATTAACGAGAGAATTCATTTTAGACGCCGTACAAAAAGCAGGTATTGTAGGGATGGGAGGAGCCGCTTTTCCTACAGTTGTAAAACTTAATCCTCCTCCTGGAGATACTATCGATACCGTAATCATAAATGGAGCTGAATGTGAGCCGTACTCGACTTCAGATCACCGTGTTATGGTTGAATTCAGCGATGAAATCATCAAAGGAATACAAGTAACACGCAAATTGTTTCCCCAATTGAAAAAAATTGTCATTGGGATTGAAGACAATAAACCTGAAGCTATTGAAGCACTTGAAAAAGCAAGTAGTGAGTATTCAGACATATCTATTCAATCTTTGCGAACAATGTATCCACGAGGTTCGGAAAAAAATCTTATTCAAGATATAACTGGAAGAGAAGTTCCGACAGGAGGATTGCCTTCAGCAGTTCACTGTGTAGTAATGAATACTTCTACTACGCGAGCAATTTATCGTGCAGCACTATTAGGAGAACCTCTTTACCAACGTATCGTTTCGGTATCGGGAACACCTATTGCAGAACCGAAAAATCTCCTCGTACGAATTGGAACACCAGTAGATTTCCTGATTGAGCAATGCGGTGGATTTAAAACACGACCAGGGAAATTGTTAAGTGGAGGCCCAATGATGGGTAAAACCTTAGTTGACGGGAGCGTTCCCATCATCAAAGGAACGACTACTATAAATGCTCTTACTTTTGAAGAAGCCCATGTAGGGAATTGTTCAGATTGTATCATGTGTTCTGAATGTCTGAACGTTTGCCCGGTAAGGTTACAACCTATTTTGATTAGTGAAGCCTTTGAACGCGGAGATATTGAAAAAGCAAAGAAATTGGGAGCGATGGATTGTATTGAATGTGGAAATTGTTCTTTTATTTGTCCTTCTAAAATTTCTCTTCTGGAAAATATACGAGGAGCAAAAGCTGCTATAAAAGCTAAATAA
- a CDS encoding RnfABCDGE type electron transport complex subunit D has translation MAQSMDLKGKLVQGQSPHIRIPRTSSWVMTQVLIALIPPTIAATYFFGWKVLLLVGLGIVTAVLSEYLYQKFNYQKIRIQDRSAMVTGALIGLSLPVTAPWWTVVIGAVFAIVIVKQMNGGIGKNYFNPAVAARVMLKFFFSPWITNWVLPGTDAVSSATPLAFIGDGAKTVAATIPSIGDLFMGFNLGGNVGETSKLAILIGMIFLIVRHVINPKIPILYILTTMVVIGFYSEFNLEFMVTHGLSGTLFFAATYMATDYSSGSLTPNGKTVFAIGAGVLTAFFRVTFNYPGGVGFAILIMNALIPYIDQRLMPRIYGHEKRPEVTFDRQAK, from the coding sequence ATGGCACAATCAATGGATCTTAAAGGGAAACTTGTTCAGGGTCAGTCTCCTCATATTCGAATACCAAGAACTTCATCTTGGGTTATGACGCAAGTTCTTATTGCATTAATTCCACCAACAATCGCAGCAACCTATTTCTTTGGTTGGAAAGTCTTGCTTTTAGTAGGACTAGGTATAGTAACAGCTGTATTAAGTGAGTATTTGTATCAAAAATTTAATTATCAAAAGATACGTATTCAAGATAGAAGCGCAATGGTTACTGGTGCTTTAATAGGTTTGAGTTTACCAGTGACTGCTCCTTGGTGGACTGTAGTAATAGGAGCAGTTTTTGCTATTGTAATCGTGAAACAGATGAATGGCGGAATTGGAAAAAATTACTTTAATCCTGCTGTAGCTGCCCGTGTCATGTTGAAATTTTTCTTTTCTCCTTGGATTACCAATTGGGTGTTACCAGGAACAGACGCCGTCTCTAGTGCAACGCCTTTAGCATTTATTGGAGATGGAGCAAAAACTGTGGCTGCAACCATTCCTTCCATTGGAGATTTGTTTATGGGCTTCAACTTAGGTGGAAATGTCGGAGAAACCAGTAAATTAGCTATTTTAATAGGGATGATTTTTTTAATTGTACGACATGTTATTAATCCGAAAATTCCGATTTTATATATTCTCACAACCATGGTAGTAATTGGTTTTTATTCAGAATTTAATTTGGAATTCATGGTAACTCATGGATTATCTGGAACGCTATTTTTCGCAGCTACTTATATGGCTACCGATTATAGTTCTGGCTCGTTAACACCAAATGGAAAAACTGTTTTTGCTATAGGCGCCGGCGTACTAACGGCGTTCTTTAGAGTAACATTCAATTACCCAGGCGGAGTTGGTTTTGCTATTTTAATTATGAATGCTTTAATTCCGTACATTGATCAAAGGTTGATGCCAAGAATATATGGGCACGAAAAACGTCCGGAAGTAACTTTTGATAGACAAGCAAAATGA
- a CDS encoding FUSC family protein encodes MKIGARTMKTGLAITLALAIPYLLNMKTAAVLAAISAIFALQPSLKRSVKTLKDRVFANIVGGILAIVVNLTLGNHFIFVGLAAVLLIAILNQFNLGPVIGLATVTLVVIMMSPGTNFIFSATIRILATLLGVVIAFLVNTLFFPPKYEEKLYHLIDYTTSEIMKWIRASVRKNSEYSILKKDLKWVKSELDRLETYYSLFKDEGTYSRKKNRFQILRKIVVYRQIISTTKVAYNLASILHRHENSFNHFPEELRIQIRERLETLLSAHEQILLKFNGRVAPNEVNFIAYKESLREKFMQSFFNEANMEAKVNKDYTQSNAVIHIMSSILKYEEYLNRLNILVTSYKRNLRNPQTTIDNIEHIEQ; translated from the coding sequence ATGAAAATCGGAGCAAGGACTATGAAAACAGGTCTAGCCATTACTCTTGCTTTAGCCATACCTTACTTATTAAATATGAAAACTGCAGCTGTCTTAGCTGCCATATCAGCTATATTTGCATTGCAACCTTCTTTAAAACGATCTGTTAAGACCTTAAAAGATAGAGTCTTCGCTAATATTGTAGGTGGTATTTTAGCTATTGTTGTTAATCTAACATTGGGAAATCATTTCATCTTTGTTGGACTTGCAGCAGTCTTGCTCATTGCTATTTTGAATCAATTTAATCTCGGACCTGTTATAGGCTTAGCAACCGTAACATTAGTCGTCATCATGATGAGTCCAGGTACAAATTTTATTTTCTCAGCTACTATCCGTATCTTGGCGACATTATTGGGTGTGGTTATTGCATTTTTAGTCAACACACTTTTTTTCCCTCCTAAATATGAAGAAAAGCTATATCATTTAATAGATTATACAACTTCTGAAATCATGAAATGGATTAGAGCTAGTGTACGAAAAAATAGTGAATATTCCATTTTAAAAAAGGATTTAAAATGGGTGAAATCTGAACTAGATCGATTAGAAACCTATTATTCTTTGTTTAAAGATGAGGGCACCTATTCTCGGAAAAAAAATCGATTCCAGATATTAAGAAAAATTGTTGTTTATCGTCAAATCATCTCAACGACTAAAGTCGCTTACAACTTGGCTAGTATCTTACATCGACACGAAAATTCGTTTAACCATTTTCCTGAAGAATTAAGAATTCAAATTCGCGAACGCTTAGAAACTCTTTTGAGTGCACATGAACAAATCTTGTTAAAATTTAATGGGCGAGTAGCCCCAAATGAAGTAAATTTTATTGCTTACAAAGAATCTCTTAGAGAAAAATTTATGCAATCATTTTTTAATGAAGCGAATATGGAAGCTAAAGTTAATAAAGATTATACACAAAGTAACGCTGTAATTCATATCATGTCTAGTATTTTAAAATACGAAGAATACCTGAATCGTTTAAATATTTTAGTAACTAGTTATAAAAGAAATCTCAGGAATCCACAAACAACTATCGATAACATCGAACACATCGAGCAATAA
- a CDS encoding Fur family transcriptional regulator: MVANQMVLQTVEKLKASNIRITPQRYAVLEYLIEADSHPTADDIYRSLVERFPNVSVATIYNNLRLFTKIGFVKEMTYGDDSSRFDFATTQHYHAICEKCGKIEDIYYPGLEDIEETAHNLTGFKVTNHRMEVYGICPECQELLANE, encoded by the coding sequence ATGGTCGCTAATCAGATGGTGCTTCAAACAGTTGAAAAATTAAAAGCTTCTAACATAAGAATAACGCCGCAACGATATGCTGTCTTAGAATATTTAATTGAAGCGGATAGCCATCCAACAGCAGATGATATTTATCGTTCTTTGGTGGAACGCTTTCCTAATGTCAGTGTAGCTACTATATACAATAATTTACGTCTTTTTACAAAAATTGGATTTGTAAAGGAAATGACTTACGGAGATGACTCAAGTCGTTTCGATTTTGCTACGACCCAACATTATCATGCTATCTGTGAAAAGTGTGGAAAGATTGAAGATATCTATTACCCAGGACTTGAAGATATTGAAGAAACAGCACATAACTTAACGGGGTTTAAAGTAACCAATCACCGAATGGAAGTTTATGGGATTTGTCCCGAATGCCAAGAACTTTTGGCTAATGAATAA
- a CDS encoding LacI family DNA-binding transcriptional regulator: protein MTTLNDVAKKANVSKMTVSRVINHPEQVTDELKELVFKAMEELNYRPNVAAKALVNNRTQIIKLFILEEMDTTEPYYMNLLTGIAQELDARHYSLQLVTKNNFDIGTCDGYIMCGVREKDYAWISGANKPVVLFGENRHGFDFVDSDNKAGISLATQYAIDLKYQNVIFIGIEIDELFELSRESGYLQIMKENQKMSQIYRFGNHSRQAAKFIKDNWSEFTPNTIFVCSSDRLALGIERGIIEMGGGIPNDFGIIGHDGVFLDQIAFPQLTTVKQAVIEMGAACAKMLLNKIDQDGISQGSVLFKPELVIRGTTKNKMNKVN from the coding sequence ATGACCACATTAAATGATGTTGCAAAAAAAGCTAATGTATCTAAAATGACTGTTTCTCGTGTCATTAATCATCCTGAGCAAGTTACGGATGAATTAAAAGAGCTTGTCTTTAAAGCAATGGAAGAATTAAATTATCGGCCTAACGTAGCAGCCAAAGCTTTAGTGAATAATCGTACTCAAATTATTAAGCTATTTATCTTAGAAGAAATGGATACAACAGAACCCTATTATATGAACTTGTTAACAGGCATAGCTCAAGAGCTAGATGCGCGGCACTATTCTTTGCAGTTGGTTACAAAAAATAACTTCGATATTGGTACTTGTGATGGTTATATAATGTGTGGAGTCCGTGAAAAAGATTATGCTTGGATTAGTGGTGCGAATAAACCGGTAGTCTTATTTGGCGAAAATCGACACGGTTTCGATTTTGTTGACTCAGATAATAAAGCAGGTATCTCACTTGCTACACAATATGCGATAGATTTAAAGTACCAAAATGTTATTTTTATTGGGATAGAAATAGATGAGTTATTCGAACTTTCAAGAGAATCTGGCTACCTCCAAATAATGAAAGAAAACCAAAAGATGTCCCAAATTTATCGTTTTGGGAATCACTCTAGACAGGCTGCCAAATTTATTAAAGATAATTGGTCTGAATTTACACCAAACACAATTTTTGTCTGCAGTTCAGATCGATTAGCATTAGGTATTGAACGAGGTATTATTGAAATGGGTGGTGGTATACCAAACGATTTTGGCATCATTGGTCACGATGGCGTGTTTCTAGATCAAATTGCTTTCCCACAACTAACGACTGTAAAACAAGCTGTAATCGAAATGGGTGCTGCTTGTGCTAAAATGTTGTTAAATAAAATTGATCAAGATGGTATTTCCCAAGGATCGGTTCTATTTAAACCAGAATTGGTTATTAGAGGGACTACAAAAAATAAGATGAATAAAGTAAATTAA
- a CDS encoding diacylglycerol/lipid kinase family protein produces MKVMIIVNPSSGSEEAEEYVKQLKNRLSEQYEHIVTKETQKAGDAINFASQASKERFDAIILMGGDGTVNEGINGVAKQDYQPTIGIIPLGTINNFAQVLGISMEPKEAINQLNVKSKKNIDVGKVNDLFFVSTVSVGSIPETVQKVDKDAKSKFGPLAYVLEGVKALNDDETATFQMTIDDKDFEDKYSLLLIGLSQSIIGIGTVFSSAKIDDGYLNMLCLKASTVTEKVKLIPEILRNDDNYSDKLVYKRFKIADIKTKENKAFVTTVDGNEGPAFPVHLEVYQRFLTVFVPSDD; encoded by the coding sequence ATGAAAGTCATGATTATCGTCAATCCTTCATCAGGAAGTGAAGAAGCAGAAGAATATGTTAAGCAATTAAAAAATCGTTTAAGTGAACAATATGAACATATTGTAACTAAAGAAACACAGAAAGCTGGAGATGCTATAAATTTTGCTTCTCAAGCATCAAAGGAACGATTCGATGCTATTATTTTAATGGGTGGTGACGGAACAGTAAACGAAGGCATCAATGGTGTTGCAAAACAGGATTATCAACCAACTATTGGTATTATACCTTTGGGTACGATAAATAATTTTGCCCAGGTTTTGGGTATCTCAATGGAACCAAAAGAAGCGATAAATCAATTAAACGTTAAAAGTAAAAAGAATATTGATGTTGGAAAAGTAAATGACCTATTCTTCGTTAGCACAGTTTCGGTAGGTTCCATACCAGAAACAGTTCAAAAAGTAGATAAAGATGCTAAGTCCAAATTTGGGCCACTAGCGTATGTTTTAGAGGGTGTAAAAGCCTTAAACGATGATGAAACGGCAACATTCCAAATGACGATAGATGACAAAGACTTCGAAGACAAGTATAGCCTGTTGTTAATAGGGCTGAGTCAGTCGATTATTGGAATAGGCACAGTATTTTCTTCAGCAAAAATTGATGATGGCTATTTAAACATGCTCTGTTTGAAGGCATCTACAGTTACAGAAAAAGTGAAATTAATTCCAGAAATTCTTCGTAATGATGACAATTATTCAGACAAACTTGTTTACAAGAGATTTAAAATAGCTGACATAAAAACAAAAGAGAATAAAGCATTTGTTACAACAGTAGACGGCAATGAAGGACCTGCTTTTCCAGTTCACTTGGAAGTCTACCAACGATTTTTAACTGTATTTGTACCTTCTGATGATTAA
- a CDS encoding glycoside hydrolase family 13 protein yields MEVGQSKWWKNAIVYQVYPKSFKDTSGNGIGDLRGVIQKLDYIKQLEVNTIWINPIFKSPQVDNGYDVSDYYAIDPLFGTMDDVEELIEEAHKRELKIIFDFVLNHTSVEHPWFQEALKGLDNPHRGFYIWRDALPNGDLPNNWASIFGGSVWEKEPAGNQFYFHLFKKEMPDLNWDNPHVEKAMEDIGKFWLDKGIDGFRLDAFIHLDKLDDFPSELSMKNGELASAQEINKNLPNIKNYIQDLTSGLRRVNPDVFILGEAASADVELAVTYTDPKNDMCDAIISFMLFPEDHSVKDARLPLNMQHSILDKKEFKKIMTEWQEKLDPFGGPTLYWNNHDMPRAVSRFGDDSQYRENSSKMLATLMYLQKGIPFILNGEEIGMCNLSHTNPQEFETPGATAFYAKSKALGYTEEHILKELNSTARDVSRGVMQWDNSEYAGFSTISPWSGVNREEKYNVYEEDKDPKSILSYYRKVLKYKKLPIFTDGTFRMIQMKESLYSYERVLGNQRAIIICNFSDTKEKIIQPGLIDNDWEILLRNDENDIDCNCITLGPYGAIVLLKNTGVEKKQEIQK; encoded by the coding sequence ATGGAAGTAGGACAATCAAAGTGGTGGAAAAATGCCATTGTTTACCAAGTTTATCCAAAAAGTTTTAAGGATACAAGCGGCAATGGAATCGGAGACTTAAGAGGAGTTATTCAAAAATTAGACTACATTAAGCAACTTGAAGTTAATACGATTTGGATTAACCCTATATTTAAATCTCCACAGGTTGATAACGGCTATGATGTTTCTGATTATTATGCTATTGATCCTCTCTTTGGCACGATGGATGATGTTGAGGAACTAATTGAGGAGGCGCATAAACGGGAATTAAAAATTATTTTTGATTTTGTTCTTAATCATACATCTGTTGAGCATCCTTGGTTCCAAGAAGCTTTAAAGGGACTTGATAATCCGCATAGAGGTTTCTATATATGGCGTGATGCCTTACCAAACGGTGATTTACCTAACAATTGGGCTTCCATATTTGGCGGTTCAGTATGGGAAAAAGAACCTGCAGGAAATCAATTTTACTTTCACTTATTCAAAAAAGAAATGCCTGACCTGAATTGGGATAACCCACATGTTGAGAAAGCAATGGAGGATATAGGTAAATTCTGGTTAGACAAAGGGATTGATGGTTTCCGATTAGATGCTTTTATTCATTTGGATAAACTAGACGACTTTCCAAGTGAACTATCAATGAAAAATGGAGAACTAGCCTCTGCTCAAGAAATAAATAAAAACTTACCAAATATTAAAAACTATATTCAGGATCTTACTAGTGGTTTACGAAGAGTTAATCCAGATGTATTTATTTTAGGTGAGGCTGCTTCAGCAGATGTTGAATTAGCGGTCACTTATACTGATCCGAAAAACGATATGTGTGATGCCATTATTTCGTTCATGTTATTTCCTGAAGATCACTCGGTTAAAGATGCACGATTGCCACTTAATATGCAACATTCAATTTTAGATAAAAAAGAATTCAAAAAAATAATGACAGAGTGGCAAGAGAAATTGGATCCATTTGGAGGACCAACACTTTATTGGAATAACCATGATATGCCACGAGCTGTTTCTCGCTTTGGGGATGATAGTCAGTACCGAGAAAATAGCAGTAAAATGTTAGCCACTTTAATGTATTTACAAAAAGGGATTCCTTTTATTTTAAATGGTGAAGAAATAGGAATGTGCAATTTGAGTCATACAAACCCGCAAGAATTTGAGACGCCTGGTGCAACGGCTTTTTATGCGAAATCCAAAGCCTTAGGGTACACAGAAGAACACATTTTAAAAGAATTAAACAGCACAGCACGTGATGTAAGTCGTGGGGTTATGCAATGGGATAATTCTGAATACGCTGGATTTTCAACCATTTCACCGTGGAGTGGTGTTAATAGAGAAGAAAAATACAATGTTTATGAAGAAGACAAAGATCCTAAAAGTATTCTATCTTACTATCGAAAAGTACTGAAATATAAAAAATTACCAATTTTTACTGATGGAACCTTTCGTATGATTCAAATGAAAGAAAGTCTATACAGTTATGAACGGGTGCTAGGTAATCAACGTGCGATAATCATATGTAACTTTTCAGATACAAAGGAGAAAATTATACAACCTGGACTTATAGATAATGACTGGGAAATATTGCTTCGAAACGATGAGAACGATATCGATTGTAATTGTATTACCTTAGGTCCATATGGCGCGATAGTGTTACTCAAAAATACAGGAGTTGAAAAAAAGCAAGAGATACAAAAATAA
- a CDS encoding glycoside hydrolase family 13 protein has product MTTEWWKEAIVYQVYPRSFQDSNNDGVGDLKGIIDRLDYIQSLGVTVIWLNPIFTSPQIDNGYDVSNYYEIDSLFGSMEDTEELIKQAHNRGLKVIFDFVLNHTSDQHPWFLEALKDPDNPYRDYYLWADGKAEGQLPNNWASFFGGSVWEKEPLGKQYYFHLFAKEMPDLNWGNPNVQSAMLEIASFWMKKGVDGFRLDAFIHMDKEEGYPDVPSTVDGELVLAENYYANLPKVNEYMKTFAQALRSQYPDVFLVGEAASATIDLAVNYSDPVNEACDAVITFRYFPEDETQKDARLPMSMQSGNLDIKKFKETMVEWQERLADFGGPTLYWNNHDMARAVSRFGDAVHYRENSSKMLATLMYLQKGIPFILNGEEIGMKNLEIKAIENFFAPEAKVFYKKAYDLGYRSDYILKELNSTSKDASRGVMQWDNSTFAGFSSTTPWSGVNIEPDYNVANQEEKTSSILNYYRKLLSYKKTPLFTKGSFKLVETNDHLYCYERKLGDQTALICCNLTNQSFIYSDSRFSNETVTVLLSNGDNSLEHQQIRLEPYGSVVLVLENEKKTTDEKRINVI; this is encoded by the coding sequence ATGACAACTGAGTGGTGGAAAGAAGCCATTGTTTATCAAGTCTATCCAAGAAGTTTTCAAGATAGTAACAATGATGGAGTGGGAGATTTAAAAGGAATTATTGATCGTCTTGATTATATTCAATCTCTAGGCGTAACCGTCATTTGGTTGAATCCAATCTTTACTTCGCCACAGATTGATAACGGATATGATGTATCTAATTATTATGAAATCGACTCTCTTTTTGGTTCAATGGAAGATACAGAGGAACTAATCAAACAGGCTCACAATCGTGGTTTAAAAGTTATATTTGATTTTGTATTAAATCATACGTCAGATCAGCATCCTTGGTTCCTAGAAGCGTTAAAAGATCCAGATAATCCTTATCGAGATTATTACCTTTGGGCGGATGGGAAAGCGGAGGGCCAGTTGCCAAACAATTGGGCTTCTTTCTTTGGAGGATCTGTTTGGGAAAAAGAGCCTTTAGGGAAACAATACTATTTTCATTTATTTGCTAAAGAGATGCCGGATTTAAACTGGGGAAATCCAAATGTACAGTCAGCTATGTTAGAAATTGCTTCTTTTTGGATGAAAAAAGGTGTTGATGGATTTCGTTTAGATGCTTTCATTCATATGGATAAAGAAGAAGGTTATCCAGATGTTCCTAGTACAGTAGATGGAGAATTGGTTTTAGCTGAAAATTATTATGCTAATTTACCTAAAGTGAATGAGTACATGAAAACATTTGCTCAAGCATTGCGTAGCCAATATCCAGATGTCTTTTTAGTCGGTGAAGCTGCTTCAGCGACTATTGATTTAGCTGTCAATTACTCAGACCCAGTAAACGAGGCTTGCGATGCGGTCATTACCTTTCGTTATTTCCCGGAAGACGAGACTCAAAAGGATGCTCGTTTACCAATGTCAATGCAGTCGGGTAATTTAGATATTAAAAAGTTCAAAGAAACAATGGTTGAATGGCAAGAGCGACTAGCAGATTTTGGCGGACCAACACTTTATTGGAATAACCATGATATGGCAAGGGCCGTTTCACGCTTTGGAGATGCTGTTCATTACCGAGAAAATAGTAGCAAGATGTTAGCCACTTTGATGTATTTACAAAAAGGGATTCCTTTTATTTTAAATGGTGAAGAAATAGGAATGAAAAATTTAGAAATAAAAGCGATTGAAAACTTTTTTGCTCCAGAAGCAAAGGTATTTTATAAAAAAGCGTATGATTTAGGCTATCGTTCAGATTATATTCTTAAAGAATTAAACTCGACCAGCAAAGATGCTAGTCGAGGAGTAATGCAATGGGATAATTCAACATTCGCAGGCTTTTCTTCGACTACTCCATGGAGTGGGGTCAATATAGAGCCTGATTATAATGTGGCTAACCAGGAGGAAAAGACGTCCAGTATCTTGAATTACTATCGAAAATTGCTATCATACAAAAAAACGCCTTTGTTTACAAAAGGAAGTTTCAAATTAGTTGAAACGAATGACCATTTGTATTGTTATGAACGCAAACTTGGCGATCAAACGGCTTTAATTTGTTGCAATTTGACAAATCAATCTTTCATTTATAGTGATTCTCGTTTTTCAAATGAAACGGTCACGGTGCTATTGTCTAATGGAGATAATTCTTTAGAACATCAACAAATCAGGTTAGAACCATATGGCTCAGTAGTATTAGTCCTTGAAAATGAAAAAAAGACAACTGATGAAAAGCGGATAAATGTTATTTGA